CGTCGACCTCGAACAGTACCCGCGCAACGGGTGGTCCCTCTTCGGTCTCGCCCAGAGCCTGCGCGCCCAGGGCAAGACCGCCGAGGCCGAATGGGCCGAGAAGGGACATCGCGAAGCCTTTGCGAAGGCCGACGTGACCCTGCGGGCGTCGCGCTTCTAGTTCGTCCCCGGGGCACGCGCCCGGGGTCCCAGCGAGCGAGCGCTAGACGAGTCCCCACCGCGCAGCGACCACCGCTCCCGCGATCGAGAGCGCCCAGGTCGCGCCGGTGACGGCCGCCCACGCCCCGAAGCCGCCGGTGAGGCGCTGCTCTCGCCGCAGGGCGAGGACGCTGAGCGTCGCCGTTACCAGCACACCCAGCGCCGCGAGCCACGCGCGGTCGCGCACCGCGAGCACGAGCAGCGGCGCCAGGAACGCGATCGCGTGTCCCAGCAGGACCAGGCCGATCGGCCACAGGGTCGGCTCGCGCACGAACGGCAGCACGAGTCGATCGATCCAACCCTCGCCGCGGAAGGGATCGCGGCGCAGCTCGGTCACTCCGGCGCTCCGTTCAAGCGGTGTCCGGTTCGATCAGGAGTGTCGGCACGCCGCAGGTTCCGCTCTTCACGGTCAACACGCGCGTCCCGGGCTTCCGGCCCTTCCGCACCTCGGAGACCTCGATCCCCGCCGCGCTGAGTCGGGCGTGGGCGGCATCCGCGTCGGGGACCCGCCAGGTCATGCCCCAGAGTCGATCCGTGTCTCCCAGCGCCGATGCGTTCTCGAGCGGATGCGCGATCTCGACGGTCACGCCGCCGACGCGGAAGAACATGAGGCGCATGCCCCACTGGGGAAAACTCTTGTCGAGTGCGAGGCGCAGGCCGAGCCCGTCGCCGTAGAGCTGAATCGCCGCTTCCGGGTCCGCCGTCTGGACCACAGCGTGATCGATCCCCGAGATGCAGCTCGCCTCGGCATCGACCGCCGTCGACTCGGGAAGCATGTCGGCGGGCGAGAGATGCTCGATCCCGAAGAGCAACACGCCCCGCGTGTGTTCGAGGGGCAGCGGTACGCGCCGCCAGCGCCGGTACACACCCGAGTCCGAGTCGCGGCCCATGCCGGGTTCGACTTCGGCCGGCGAGAGGCCGCGCTCGGTGAGCGTCGCGTGGCAGGCGTCGGCGTCGGCCGTCCCCAGCGCGAGCCCGATCGGGCCCTCCCCCACCGCATCGAGACGCTGGCGCAGCAGACTCGCCGTGTGCCCGGGGCCCTCGGGTGCCAGCAGCTCGAGATAGGTATTCCCGAGCCGGAAGAGCGTGTTCGCGGACCCCTGACCGGGGTGCTCTCCGCGCCAGGCCGGCCGACGTCCGAAGAGCGTCGCGTAGTCGCGGGTCGCCGCGTGGAGGTCGCGAACCGCCAGGATCACATGGTCGAGGGTGTCGAACATGGGTCCAGCATAGCCGGACCTCAGCCGGCGGAGCGGTCCACCTCGAGCGCCTCGCGTGAGGCGACGAGTGCGCGCGCCACCCGCTCGGCCACCGCCTCGACGCCCTCGCTCGAACGCAGGAGATCGTTGCGCACCTCGATCTCGAGATACGGCACCCCATGGGCGCGACCGTGGCGCGACGCGGCGTAGATCAACCCGGCGTAGCCCGAATAGGGTTCGTTGCGCGCAACGCGAAACCCCTGGGCACCCAGCGCTTCCGCAAGCCCCTCGGCCCAGTCTTCGTGCGCATCGAACAGGACGCCGAGCTCCATCTCGCGGGCGTGACCGTCGAACTCGGGCGTGAACGAATGCACCGAACAGAGCCACGGCGTGGGCGGCGTGCGGACCTGCTCCGCGAGCATCGCGTCGAAGGCGGCGTGGTAGGGCTCGAAGGTGCGCCGGGCGCGCTCGGCCCGCGCTTCGGGCGGGAGGCCGCGGTTGAACGCGAGCGCCTGTCCCGCCACCGTGTCGACCACGAAGCTCTCCTCGTCCGGGCCGCGATTGGGATCGCAGACCAGGCGCGAGAAGGTCGAGAGCACGGCGGGGCTGCCGGTGAGCTGGGCGAGCGCTCGGGTGAGGTCTCCCGCCCCGATGTCCCATCCCCAGTGGTCGGCGGCGAGCGCGGCTTCGGTCGCTGACAACCGCAACCCATCCAGCGCGCGGCCCGCATGCTCACAGCTGAATGCGAAGAGTGCGTCCCTGGCACCGGTGATGCGCTCGAAGGCGGCGCCCGAGGAGTACGGGAGGTTCACGACAGGGGTGTAGCGAGGTCGACGGCGAGAAGCCGGCGGGCGCGTGGGCGGCGGTGCACCGGCCCGGGCACGACGGGCCCTCGCCGCGACGGAACGGTACGCTGCCGCGACGCGCAGGAGGGTTCCGATGTCCCTGGCCATGACGAAAGCCGATCGTGACGCGTTCCTCGCCGACGTCCATGTGGGCGTGATCGGCATCGAGCAGGCGGGTGCTCCGCCGTTGATGGCGCCGATCTGGTACGACTACGCGCCGGATGCCGGGCTCTGGGTGCTGACCGGCCCCGACTCGCTCAAAGGCCGCGCGATCGCCGCGGCGGGCCGCTTCAGCCTCGTGGCGCAGGTCGAGGAGCCGCCGGCCTATCAGTACGTGAGCGTCGAGGGACCGGTGGTCTCGACCGAACCCGCCGATCTCGAGCGGGACACCCGGCCGATGGCGCGCCGCTACTTCGGCACCGAGCTCGGGGACCTCTACGTGAAGTCCCAAGCGAGCGACACGTCGGTGCGGATCACCATGCGCCCCGAGACGTGGCGCACGGTCGACTACCGCAAGCTGACCCTCGCCTGAGGCGCGCCCTGCCCTCGTACCGCTCGCTCTTCTGGGTCCTCGGCGGTCTCTTGACCGTCGAATTCGTCGTGCTGGCCATCGATCCGGTGTCACGCTCCACCTGGTTGATGGAGAACGTGCTGGTGTTCGCCCTCGTCGGAGTTCTGGTGGCGAGCTACCGACGCTTGCCGCTGTCGCGCGTCTCCTACACGCTGATCTTCCTGTTCCTGGCGCTGCACGAGGTCGGATCCCACTACACCTATTCCCTGGTGCCCTACGACGAGGCCTGCCAGCGCTGGTTCGGGTTCTCGCTGAACGAGGCACTCGGCTTCGAACGCAACCACTTCGATCGCCTGGTCCACTTCAGCTACGGATTGCTGCTCGCCTACCCGATCCGCGAGTTCTTCCTGCGCGTCGCCGACGTGCGCGGTTTCTGGGGCTACTTCCTGCCCCTCGATCTCACGATGTCGTCGTCGATGATCTACGAGCTGATCGAATGGGCCGCGGCCGAGATCTTCGGCGGCGAACTCGGAGCGGCGTACCTCGGGACCCAGGGAGACATCTGGGACGCCCACAAGGACATGGCGCTGGCGAGCCTGGGGGCGTTGATCGCGATGGCCGTGACCGTGGGGGTCAACCGACACCTGGGACGCGACGTCGCCGCCGAGTGGGCGGAGAGCTTTGCGGTCAAGCACCCGGAACCGCTGGGTGAAGAGGCGATCGACCGAGGCGGCGCCCCCTGATCCCACGTTCCAGCCGTCAGGGACGAGTCGCCCAGGGGAGTTTTCGGCGACGCAGACCCTCGCACACCTTTCGGGGTCCGCGGGCGAGTGGTAGGAAACCGTTCGGAGGATCTCGCCATGCAACGCCTCGTGCTCGGTCTCGTCGTGCTTCTGGTGCTCGCCCTGGCCCTCGTCTACGTCGCCGGCACCGGCGTCTTCGGCGACGCGACCTACGCGGGGTCGCCCGAAGCCCCGGCGGTCGCACCCGAGACGGTCGCGGCCCGCGCGGCCGCGATCCAACAGGCCGGCCAGGACCTCGGAATCGCCCGGCCGAAGCAGATCCTGTTCGGCGACCTCCACGTCCACAGCACCTTCTCCTTCGACGCCTTTCAGCTGAGCCTGCCGATGGCCGGCGGCGACGGCGCCCACCCGGTCGCCGACGCCTGCGACTACGCGCGCCACTGCTCGGGCCTCGACTTCTGGTCGATCAGCGACCACGGCATCACCCTGACGCCGCGCGCCTGGAGCGAGACGATCGACTCGATCCGCCAGTGCAACGCGGTGGCCGGCGACGCCGCCAACCCGGATCACGTCGCCTATCTCGGCTGGGAGTGGACCCAGGTCGGCACCACGCCGGAGAACCACTGGGGCCACAAGAACGTCGTCCTCCGCGACCTCGCCGACGATGCGATCCCCACCCTCCCGATCACCGCCGGCACCCCGCCCGGGCGCGGCGACCTCGAGGACTTCCAGGTCTCGCCCTTCCTGCTGGGCTTCCTATCCCTGGGCGCCCACGCGAACGGGGGCTCCGACTTCGTGCGCTTCATGACCGAGACCACCGGGATCCCCAACTGTCCGGCGGACGTCCCGGTGCGCGAACTCCCCGACGACTGCCGCGAGGCGGCCCCGACGCCCGGCATCCTGTTCGCGAAGCTCCGCGAATGGGGCCTCGCATCGATGGTGATCCCCCACGGCACCACCTGGGGCTTCTACACCCCCTCCGGTTCGTCGTGGGAGAAGCAGCTCACGCCCGAACATCACGATCCCGACCAGCAGCGGATCATCGAGGTGTTCTCGGGGCACGGAAACTCGGAGGAGTACCGCGACTTCCGCGAGGTCGTCTTCGAAGCCGACGGCACGCCGGTGTGCCCGGCTCCTACTCGCGACTTCCTGCCCTCGTGCTGGCGCGCCGGCGAGATCATCGCAACGCGCTGTCTCGACGAGGGCGAGTCCGTCGAGGAGTGCGAGAGCCGCGCGGCCGAAGCACGCCGGCTCTTCCTCGAGACCGAGTTCAATGGCGGCAAGGTCGTGGTGGGCAAGACCTCCGTCGCCGACTGGCAGGACGCGGGCCAGTGCCGCGACTGCTTCCAGCCCTCGTTCAACTACCGCCCGAAGAGTTCGGTCCAATACATCCTCTCGCTCGAAGACGCGGACAGCGATCCCGAGCGATTCCGTTTCGGCTTCATTGCATCGAGCGACAACCACTCGTCGCGGCCCGGCACCGGCTACAAGGAAGTGTCGCGCGCCGAGTTCACCGAGGCTCGGTTCGGTTCGTTCGTGGACACGCCGATCGGAACGCCGATCGAGCGACCGCCCGAGTCGCGCGCCCGCCCCTACACGCCAGGACCGGGAGACACGCCCTTCGCCGGCTTCGAGACCGAGCGCGGCGCCTCCTTCTTCCTGAACGGCGGCCTCGCCGCGGTGCACGCCGACGGACGCGATCGCGACGCGATCTGGCAGGCCCTCGATCGCAAGGAGGTCTACGGCACCAGCGGCCCGCGCATCCTCTTGTGGTTCGACCTCTTGAATGGGCCCGACGGCCCCGCCCCGATGGGCTCGGAAGCGCGCCTCGGCGAGCCGCCGATCTTCCAGGTGCGCGCCCAGGGCTCCTTCGAGCAGAAGCCCGGCTGCCCGGCGGATGCGCTGGATGCCCTCGGTGATCGGGTCGACCGGCTCTGCCAGGGCGAGTGCTACCACCCGAGCGACCAGCGCCGATCGATCACGCGCATCGAAGTCGTCCGCATCCGGCCCGGATCCGACGGCGACGTCGGAGACCGCATCGAGGACCCGTGGCGCGTGCTGCCCTGCCGTGGCGACGGAAACGGCTGCGTGAAGGCGTTCTCCGATCCCGAGTACGCGACGAGCGGCCGCGACGCCGTCTACTACGTCCGTGCAATCGAAGCCGAGAGCGAAGCGGTCGGAGCCGACCCGCTCGGCTGCAAGCGTGACACCAACGGGCGCTGCATCGAGGTGAATCCCTGCTTCGGTCGACCGAACGAGGACGACTGTCTCGCGAAGACCGAGGAGCGTGCCTGGTCTTCGCCGATCTACGTGGATCAGCCCGGCGCGTAGCGGCCTGAAGCGGGGGAGCGCTAGCGCGCCCCGACCGCGACGCGCTCGAGAAGCCGCCCGGCCTGGATGACCTCGCGGATCCGGGAGACGGCGCCGATGTCGGTGGTCGGGTCCCCGGCCACCAGCACCAGGTCGGCGCGCTGCCCCACGGCCACATTGCCGAAGCTCGGCGCGTCCGTGTCCTCCAGGAACTGCGCCGGCCCGAGCGTCGCCGCGCGGATCGCCTCGGTCGGCGTCAGCCCCGCCTCGACGAGGTGCGCGAGCTCCCGGTGCAGACCCGCTCCGGGGAACACCCCGCTCTGCGTATCGCTCCCCGCCAGGATCGTCACACCGGCGCGGTGCAGACGCCGCACGTTGTCGACCCGCACCCGCTGCTGGTACGCCTCGAGATTGAGCTCCTGCCACGAGTCGAGCGCTCCCGCCTGGAACTCGGCCGGAATCGGATAGAAGGAGGCGAGCCGCTCCGCCGTGGCGATCTCGCGTTCGATCGCGATCGCCTCCCGCGGCCCGAGACGAAGCCGTGCATAGTTGTCGAAGACCTCGGTGGTCGCGACCATGGGAATGCCGTAGCCGGCGAGGCGTGCGATCTCGGTATCGGGAATCCGTTCCTTGTAGACACCGTGTACCCACGCGGCGACGCCCGCCTCGGCGGCGTCGATGGCGTCCTCGGTCGTGCCGATGTGGGCGACGGTGCGAATGCCCTTCGACTCCGCCTCGGTCACGAAGGCCGCCGCCACGTCGCGGGCCAAGCGAGGCGCATCGAGCGGGATCGCGTCGATCACGATCTTCCCGAAGTCGACCTCGGCGTCGGCGATGTCGAGGGCTGCGTCGCGCGCCTCCTCCACCGTCGCGAGCTGCACCGCGACCCGCGGTTCCACGTACCAGGCGAGCCAGCCCGGCACGAAGGCCCGCACCAGCGCCACGGGATGACCGTCCGGTGCTGTGTGGACCGGACCGGCCGTGAAGATCTGAGGCCCGACTTGCGTTCCCCGCGCGACGGCCTCGCGGCGGGACACCGCCGACCCACTGCCGTCGCCCGGGTCGAAGACCGTGGTGACCCCCGTGTACAGGTAGCCGGCCATCATCGCCTCGGGATCCGGGAAGCCTCCCTCCCAGGGCGGCGCCGGATTCGAGTTGATGTGCCCGTGCATGTCGACGAGGCCCGGGATCAGCGTGGCGCCGGCCCCGGCAATCCGGGTCGCGCCGCCCGGCGCGCGGCCGCGACCGGCGGCATCGATCGCGGCGATCTTGCCGTCGCGCACGGTCACGTCGCGGAACCCGGTGCGGCGTCCCGTCGCCACGTCGAGAACCGCGACATCGGTGATCCACAGGACCTCCGCACTCGCGGGCGTGACGTGCGGGCCGGGAACCGCAGTGGCGCAGCCCACGGCCGCCAGGAGCGTGACCGCGCAGAGCGCCTGCAGCAGGCGCAGCGCGCGGGTGCTTCGTCCGCGGGAGCACTGCATCGGGTCGTGGGTCGCGTGATTCACCGGTTCCTCCTCCTTGCGCCTCGAAGCGCGCACCGAGCCCGGATCGTCGGTTGCGACCGCAGCCGCGTCAAGCACCCGTAACACCGGGAGACGCCACGGCAGAGAATCGCGCGCGCCCGGTCTATGCTGCGCCCATGCACCACCGCTTCGGACGACGCGCGTTCATGAAGGGACTCGGGGCCGCTTCGGTCTCCCTCGCCTGGCCCGGCTGCGGCGGACACGCGCCCGAGCGATACACGGCGGAAGACGCGGCCGAGCTGGTTCGCCAACGGGAGCAGGAGAGCGCGGCGAGCGGGCGCGGGCCCTACGGCCAGCAGCGCTACGCCGGCTACCGCGGACTGGCCGAGCTTCCCTGGTACGAACTCGATGAACAGGGACAGCTGGTGTGTCGCGACGCGTCGATCCCGCAGGCGATCGACTTCCACTGCCACCTCGGGATCTCGACCTTGTTCGCCCCCGACATCGACCTCCAACGCAGACACGATCGGGTGATCCACCTGCTCGATTGCGACGGACAGAACCCGGGCTGCGAACTCGACCTCGACATCTACATCAACGGCAACTTCGGCGAGGAAGGCGAAAGCGACCTGCGCTCCGAGTCGTTGGCCCAGGGACTCTGGGGCAGCGACAAGGCCGAGACCCAGACGATCCCCAACCTGCTCGCCGAGATGGACGCCATCCGCGTCGAGCGCGCGGTCCTCTTGCCGATCCGCTTCGGCTGGCCCTTCGGCGACGACCTGAACGAGCGGTGGCGCGAAGCCCTCGACGTGGCTGACGTCCCGGACCGGCTTTCGCTCGGGGCCTCCGTGCACCCGGACGACGGAGACCGACTCGAACGTCTCGAGCGCTACGCGGCGGCCGGCGCGCGGGTGGTGAAGCTCCATCCCCCGATGCAGCGCTTCTACCCGGATGATCCCAGCCTCTTCGATATCTACGACCTTTGTCGCTCCCTCGGACTGATCGTCTTCTTCCACGCGGGACGCGCCGGCGTCGAGCCCGAGTCGCTGCACGGCTACGCGCTGCCGCGTCACTACGAGGCCGCGCTCGCCGAGTTCCCCGAGCTCCCTTTCGTGCTCGGCCACTCAGGCGCGCGCGACGCGGACGGCTTCCTCGAGCTCGCCCTGCGCCACGAGAACGCCTGGCTCGGCATCCACGGACAAGGCGTGTCGCATCTGCACGAGATGATCGAGCGTACGGGTGGTCGGCGCATGCTCTTCGGGACGGACTGGCCCTGGTACCACCTGGCCGCGACCCATGCGAAGGTGCTGATCACCACCGAAGGACGCGCCGACGTGCGCGCCGCCATCCTGCGCGAGAACGCCCTGGCGTTGCTCGAGAGCCGCGCCTGAGCGCGCTCCCCGAGCCCACCCAAGAGACACGCACCGATGTCCCTCGACCTTCTTTCCACCGTCCACACCAACGTCAACTGCTCGAACCTCGAGCGATCGGTAGGTTTCTATCGCGACGTCGTCGGGCTCACGCCCGTCTCACACACAGCGCCCCTGCCCCAGGAAGGGCGCGGCTTCGGTCTGCCCGGGCAAGTGCAGTGGGATGCGCATCTCCTGCACGACGCGCGCGGCGCCATCGGCCCGGCCATCGATCTCCTGGAGTGGAAGACGCCGACGCCCGTCGGCGCACCCGCGCGCGATCCGCATACCCTGGGCATCTACCGTCTCTGCCTCGCGCACCCGGACCTCGCGGCCCTGGACGCCACGCTGCGCCAGCGAGGGCACCCGCCCCTGGCGCCGCCGGCCTCGATGCATCTCGGCGTCGGGGATCTGGAGGCGCGCTTTCTTTGCGTGCGCGACCCGGACGGCGCCTGCGTCGAGTTCATCGAGCAGCCCGGCGACCTGCGCCTGCTCCACGTCAACGTGAACTGCCGCGACCTCGACGCGTCGTCCCGCTGGTACCAGGAGGTGCTCGGCCTCGCGCCGCTGATGCCGCGCTGCGCGCCGGGCCCGGTCGGGGGCGAGGGCCTCGGCTTCGGCGAACGCGGACCCGTCCGGTTTCGCGCGGACTTCCTGGGGCTTCCGGGCCAGCCGGACCTCGTCATCGACCTGCTCGAGTGGCTCGACCCGACGCCGGTCGGCGCGCCGGCCACGGATGCGAATCGACTCGGCTGGTTCCGGATCGCCTACCTCGTGGCCGACGCCGAAGCCGGATGTCGCGAACTCGATCGCCTCGGCGTCGAGCACTCGGGCCCGTGCTGGCTCGAGATGGGTCCCGAGATTCCGATCGATGGATTGCGTGCGGTCTTCTTTCGAGACCCGGACGGCACCTGCCTCGAGCTGATCGAGACTCCCCGGCTCACCTCGGCCGACTAGTTCGCCTCGGGCTCGTCGGGATCGCCGCCGCCCGGCGCGGGCGCCTCGGGCGGGTGCAGCCGAGCGAGGGTCGCGCCCCAGCCGCCGCGGTCGGCGGGCGCTTCTTCGAAGGCGACGACGTGTGGGCTGCGCGCGAGATGACGGTGCACCCGATGGCGCTGCACGCCCTTGCCGCGCCCGTGGATGATTCGGACTTCGCGAAAGCCGCGCTCGCGCGCGGCTTCGAGATAGGCGTCGACGATGTCTCCCACGTCACGCGGCGGGAAGTAGTGGAGGTCGATGGACTCCTCGATGGGAATCACCACCGGCTCGTCGAAACCCTGGAAGTCTTCGTCTTCGCTCATGTTCTTCGGGCTCCGGCCATGCGCCCGAAAAGAGACTCTACAGTGGGAGCCGAGTTCTGCCGTCAAGGTGGACATGACGGCTCGAAACTCACCGATCCTGATCCCGCTCCTGCTCGCCCTCGGATGTGCCTTCGCCGGGCCGGCAGGGGGCGAGGTCCAGGAGCTGCGGGTCACCGCGACCGCCTACAACTCCCTGCCGGGCCAGACCGAGGGCGACCCCTCGATCGCGGCCTGGGGTGA
This region of Myxococcota bacterium genomic DNA includes:
- a CDS encoding VOC family protein, with translation MFDTLDHVILAVRDLHAATRDYATLFGRRPAWRGEHPGQGSANTLFRLGNTYLELLAPEGPGHTASLLRQRLDAVGEGPIGLALGTADADACHATLTERGLSPAEVEPGMGRDSDSGVYRRWRRVPLPLEHTRGVLLFGIEHLSPADMLPESTAVDAEASCISGIDHAVVQTADPEAAIQLYGDGLGLRLALDKSFPQWGMRLMFFRVGGVTVEIAHPLENASALGDTDRLWGMTWRVPDADAAHARLSAAGIEVSEVRKGRKPGTRVLTVKSGTCGVPTLLIEPDTA
- a CDS encoding N-formylglutamate amidohydrolase, translated to MNLPYSSGAAFERITGARDALFAFSCEHAGRALDGLRLSATEAALAADHWGWDIGAGDLTRALAQLTGSPAVLSTFSRLVCDPNRGPDEESFVVDTVAGQALAFNRGLPPEARAERARRTFEPYHAAFDAMLAEQVRTPPTPWLCSVHSFTPEFDGHAREMELGVLFDAHEDWAEGLAEALGAQGFRVARNEPYSGYAGLIYAASRHGRAHGVPYLEIEVRNDLLRSSEGVEAVAERVARALVASREALEVDRSAG
- a CDS encoding pyridoxamine 5'-phosphate oxidase family protein, giving the protein MSLAMTKADRDAFLADVHVGVIGIEQAGAPPLMAPIWYDYAPDAGLWVLTGPDSLKGRAIAAAGRFSLVAQVEEPPAYQYVSVEGPVVSTEPADLERDTRPMARRYFGTELGDLYVKSQASDTSVRITMRPETWRTVDYRKLTLA
- a CDS encoding DUF2238 domain-containing protein, which produces MTVEFVVLAIDPVSRSTWLMENVLVFALVGVLVASYRRLPLSRVSYTLIFLFLALHEVGSHYTYSLVPYDEACQRWFGFSLNEALGFERNHFDRLVHFSYGLLLAYPIREFFLRVADVRGFWGYFLPLDLTMSSSMIYELIEWAAAEIFGGELGAAYLGTQGDIWDAHKDMALASLGALIAMAVTVGVNRHLGRDVAAEWAESFAVKHPEPLGEEAIDRGGAP
- a CDS encoding DUF3604 domain-containing protein; this encodes MQRLVLGLVVLLVLALALVYVAGTGVFGDATYAGSPEAPAVAPETVAARAAAIQQAGQDLGIARPKQILFGDLHVHSTFSFDAFQLSLPMAGGDGAHPVADACDYARHCSGLDFWSISDHGITLTPRAWSETIDSIRQCNAVAGDAANPDHVAYLGWEWTQVGTTPENHWGHKNVVLRDLADDAIPTLPITAGTPPGRGDLEDFQVSPFLLGFLSLGAHANGGSDFVRFMTETTGIPNCPADVPVRELPDDCREAAPTPGILFAKLREWGLASMVIPHGTTWGFYTPSGSSWEKQLTPEHHDPDQQRIIEVFSGHGNSEEYRDFREVVFEADGTPVCPAPTRDFLPSCWRAGEIIATRCLDEGESVEECESRAAEARRLFLETEFNGGKVVVGKTSVADWQDAGQCRDCFQPSFNYRPKSSVQYILSLEDADSDPERFRFGFIASSDNHSSRPGTGYKEVSRAEFTEARFGSFVDTPIGTPIERPPESRARPYTPGPGDTPFAGFETERGASFFLNGGLAAVHADGRDRDAIWQALDRKEVYGTSGPRILLWFDLLNGPDGPAPMGSEARLGEPPIFQVRAQGSFEQKPGCPADALDALGDRVDRLCQGECYHPSDQRRSITRIEVVRIRPGSDGDVGDRIEDPWRVLPCRGDGNGCVKAFSDPEYATSGRDAVYYVRAIEAESEAVGADPLGCKRDTNGRCIEVNPCFGRPNEDDCLAKTEERAWSSPIYVDQPGA
- a CDS encoding amidohydrolase family protein, with protein sequence MNHATHDPMQCSRGRSTRALRLLQALCAVTLLAAVGCATAVPGPHVTPASAEVLWITDVAVLDVATGRRTGFRDVTVRDGKIAAIDAAGRGRAPGGATRIAGAGATLIPGLVDMHGHINSNPAPPWEGGFPDPEAMMAGYLYTGVTTVFDPGDGSGSAVSRREAVARGTQVGPQIFTAGPVHTAPDGHPVALVRAFVPGWLAWYVEPRVAVQLATVEEARDAALDIADAEVDFGKIVIDAIPLDAPRLARDVAAAFVTEAESKGIRTVAHIGTTEDAIDAAEAGVAAWVHGVYKERIPDTEIARLAGYGIPMVATTEVFDNYARLRLGPREAIAIEREIATAERLASFYPIPAEFQAGALDSWQELNLEAYQQRVRVDNVRRLHRAGVTILAGSDTQSGVFPGAGLHRELAHLVEAGLTPTEAIRAATLGPAQFLEDTDAPSFGNVAVGQRADLVLVAGDPTTDIGAVSRIREVIQAGRLLERVAVGAR
- a CDS encoding amidohydrolase family protein; the encoded protein is MHHRFGRRAFMKGLGAASVSLAWPGCGGHAPERYTAEDAAELVRQREQESAASGRGPYGQQRYAGYRGLAELPWYELDEQGQLVCRDASIPQAIDFHCHLGISTLFAPDIDLQRRHDRVIHLLDCDGQNPGCELDLDIYINGNFGEEGESDLRSESLAQGLWGSDKAETQTIPNLLAEMDAIRVERAVLLPIRFGWPFGDDLNERWREALDVADVPDRLSLGASVHPDDGDRLERLERYAAAGARVVKLHPPMQRFYPDDPSLFDIYDLCRSLGLIVFFHAGRAGVEPESLHGYALPRHYEAALAEFPELPFVLGHSGARDADGFLELALRHENAWLGIHGQGVSHLHEMIERTGGRRMLFGTDWPWYHLAATHAKVLITTEGRADVRAAILRENALALLESRA
- a CDS encoding VOC family protein; this encodes MSLDLLSTVHTNVNCSNLERSVGFYRDVVGLTPVSHTAPLPQEGRGFGLPGQVQWDAHLLHDARGAIGPAIDLLEWKTPTPVGAPARDPHTLGIYRLCLAHPDLAALDATLRQRGHPPLAPPASMHLGVGDLEARFLCVRDPDGACVEFIEQPGDLRLLHVNVNCRDLDASSRWYQEVLGLAPLMPRCAPGPVGGEGLGFGERGPVRFRADFLGLPGQPDLVIDLLEWLDPTPVGAPATDANRLGWFRIAYLVADAEAGCRELDRLGVEHSGPCWLEMGPEIPIDGLRAVFFRDPDGTCLELIETPRLTSAD
- a CDS encoding Smr/MutS family protein — its product is MSEDEDFQGFDEPVVIPIEESIDLHYFPPRDVGDIVDAYLEAARERGFREVRIIHGRGKGVQRHRVHRHLARSPHVVAFEEAPADRGGWGATLARLHPPEAPAPGGGDPDEPEAN